One part of the Flavobacterium johnsoniae UW101 genome encodes these proteins:
- a CDS encoding LemA family protein: MTVQNIALIAGILLLIIFFNLFIRIYNKLVMLKNNYEKAFRNIDVILMQRADEVPELVKIVSKFMEHETAMLTSLTKLRTDFLNSKTVDEKIENANEFSKAMKNLFAVSENYPTLASNANFLELQKRVSQMEDKIADRREFFNDSVNLYNVGIQEFPNFILAKIAGYKTQSLFDVSPEEKKYDGIQL; the protein is encoded by the coding sequence ATGACTGTTCAAAATATTGCATTAATTGCCGGAATACTGCTTCTGATTATATTTTTTAATTTATTTATCAGAATTTATAATAAGCTGGTTATGCTGAAAAACAACTACGAAAAAGCCTTTAGAAATATCGATGTTATTTTGATGCAGAGAGCAGATGAAGTACCGGAGTTGGTAAAAATAGTTTCTAAATTTATGGAGCACGAAACAGCAATGCTCACTAGTTTGACTAAATTAAGAACAGATTTTCTAAACTCAAAAACAGTCGATGAAAAAATTGAAAATGCGAATGAGTTTTCAAAAGCAATGAAAAATCTTTTTGCGGTTTCTGAAAATTATCCAACTCTTGCTTCTAACGCTAATTTTTTGGAATTACAAAAAAGAGTTTCGCAGATGGAAGATAAAATTGCAGACAGACGTGAGTTTTTCAACGACAGTGTTAATCTTTACAATGTAGGAATTCAGGAGTTTCCTAATTTTATTCTGGCCAAAATAGCCGGATACAAAACACAAAGTTTATTTGACGTTTCACCAGAGGAAAAAAAATACGATGGGATTCAGCTTTAA